A window from Desulfurispora thermophila DSM 16022 encodes these proteins:
- the eutC gene encoding ethanolamine ammonia-lyase subunit EutC has product MVADEQIKQIVQAVLSQLAARPAEPSPVENNQLSTAAPLNEAKSQADARPQAGGAVCGGCASGCLTDEDAALEDLAQVDMQKEILVPRPQDRAALEYFKSTTPARIGVWRSGPRPLTRTVLRFRADHAVAQDAVFSELDESLAGQFDLLLVESQVTNKDEYLTRPDLGKKLSPQSVEKIRQHCPTGVDVQLVVADGLSSRAISANLPHILPPLLDGIKAQGLTVGKGVLVRYGRMEIMDQIGMLVQAKVVVLLVGERPGLGTAESMSAYLIYQPHAGTLIADHTVVSNIHKGGTPPAEAGAHLATLVKKIYDAKASGVNLPL; this is encoded by the coding sequence ATGGTGGCAGACGAACAAATCAAACAGATTGTGCAGGCAGTGCTGTCCCAGCTGGCGGCCCGTCCGGCCGAGCCATCGCCAGTAGAAAATAACCAATTGTCAACCGCAGCGCCATTGAATGAAGCAAAGTCGCAGGCAGATGCCCGGCCGCAGGCGGGCGGGGCAGTGTGCGGCGGTTGTGCGTCCGGTTGCCTCACGGATGAAGATGCGGCACTGGAAGACCTGGCGCAGGTTGATATGCAAAAAGAGATTTTAGTACCCCGGCCCCAGGACCGGGCGGCGCTGGAATACTTCAAGTCCACGACGCCGGCCCGGATCGGGGTGTGGCGCAGCGGCCCCCGGCCCCTGACCAGGACTGTGCTGCGCTTCCGCGCCGACCACGCTGTGGCCCAGGACGCGGTCTTCAGCGAGCTGGATGAGAGTCTGGCCGGGCAGTTTGATTTACTCCTGGTGGAGTCCCAGGTTACCAATAAAGATGAGTATCTCACCCGCCCCGATCTGGGTAAAAAGCTCTCGCCGCAGTCGGTGGAAAAAATCCGCCAGCATTGTCCTACCGGTGTGGATGTGCAGCTGGTGGTGGCCGACGGGCTCAGTTCCCGGGCCATATCGGCCAACCTGCCGCATATCCTGCCGCCCCTGCTGGATGGGATCAAGGCCCAGGGTCTGACAGTGGGCAAAGGCGTGCTGGTACGCTACGGTCGGATGGAGATCATGGACCAGATTGGTATGCTGGTACAGGCCAAAGTAGTGGTGCTGCTGGTGGGCGAGCGGCCCGGTCTGGGTACGGCGGAAAGCATGAGTGCCTATCTGATTTACCAGCCCCATGCCGGGACACTGATTGCCGACCACACAGTGGTTTCCAACATTCACAAGGGCGGTACACCACCGGCCGAAGCCGGTGCCCACCTGGCCACGTTGGTGAAAAAGATTTACGATGCCAAGGCCAGCGGGGTTAACCTGCCTCTGTAG
- the eutL gene encoding ethanolamine utilization microcompartment protein EutL: MILQPIKAEVLAVRIIPNVSPDLAASLKLTPEQRSVGMLTCTIDDAGYTAIDEATKKAQVEVVYARSFYAGAAHASGPLSGEFIGIIAGPNPAEVRSGLEAAILTLEEEAFFYTANEEGTIAMYPHVISRTGSYLSKVAGIPEGEPLAYLIAPPLESVYAVDAALKAADVRMVAWYGPPSETNFGGALLTGTQSACKAAAEAFRDAVISVANSPRQY, encoded by the coding sequence ATGATTTTACAACCCATTAAAGCTGAGGTCCTGGCGGTGCGCATCATCCCCAACGTTTCTCCCGATCTGGCGGCCAGCCTCAAGCTGACGCCGGAGCAGCGCAGTGTGGGCATGCTCACCTGCACCATTGACGATGCCGGTTACACGGCCATTGACGAAGCTACCAAAAAGGCCCAGGTGGAAGTGGTTTACGCCCGCTCCTTCTACGCCGGCGCGGCGCACGCTTCGGGACCGCTTTCGGGCGAGTTCATTGGTATTATTGCCGGACCCAACCCGGCCGAGGTGCGCAGCGGTCTGGAGGCGGCCATCCTCACCCTGGAGGAAGAAGCCTTCTTTTACACGGCCAACGAAGAGGGCACCATTGCCATGTATCCCCATGTGATCTCCCGCACCGGCAGCTACCTGTCCAAAGTGGCCGGTATTCCGGAGGGCGAACCCCTGGCCTACCTGATTGCGCCGCCGCTGGAATCGGTTTACGCGGTGGATGCGGCGCTGAAGGCGGCCGATGTGCGCATGGTGGCCTGGTACGGGCCGCCCAGCGAGACCAACTTCGGTGGTGCTCTGCTGACCGGAACGCAGAGCGCCTGCAAAGCGGCGGCGGAAGCCTTCCGCGATGCTGTGATCAGCGTGGCCAACAGCCCGCGCCAGTATTAA
- a CDS encoding ethanolamine ammonia-lyase subunit EutB, producing MRLKTRLFGRTFTFKDVKDVLAKANEEKSGDILAGIAAASAEERVAAKAVLAELTLEDLRQNPVVPYEIDEVTRIIDDNVNEPIYQEIKNWTVAQLREYILSDSTTGADIQRISRGLTSEMVAAVAKLMTNLDLIYGARKINITARANTTIGVPGCLAVRLQPNHPTDNPEGILSSIREGLSYGIGDAVIGINPVEDNVAGTTRLLETMYNFIQEWQVPTQICVLSHVSTQMKAFQQGAPGHLIFQSLAGTQKGNEAFGVNVAMLQEAREIALKYGRASGPNVMYFETGQGSELSSDAHHGADQVTLEARCYGLAKQFSPFLVNTVVGFIGPEYLYDSKQVIRAGLEDHFMGKLTGIPMGCDACYTNHMKADQNDIENLAVLLTAAGINYFMGIPMGDDVMLNYQCTSFHDIAALRQLLGLTPLPEFTAWLEKMGLWEDGRLTERAGDASIFAGKGGC from the coding sequence TTGAGGCTGAAGACCAGGCTGTTTGGCCGCACCTTCACATTCAAAGATGTGAAGGACGTACTGGCCAAAGCCAACGAGGAAAAGTCCGGGGACATCCTGGCCGGTATTGCGGCAGCTTCGGCGGAAGAAAGGGTTGCCGCCAAGGCTGTGCTGGCCGAGCTGACCCTGGAGGATCTGCGCCAAAACCCGGTCGTTCCTTATGAGATCGACGAGGTGACGCGCATCATTGACGACAATGTTAACGAACCAATCTATCAGGAGATTAAAAACTGGACGGTGGCCCAGCTGCGGGAATACATTCTCAGCGACAGCACCACCGGAGCCGACATTCAGCGCATCAGCCGCGGTCTGACCAGTGAAATGGTGGCGGCGGTGGCCAAACTGATGACCAACCTGGATCTGATTTACGGTGCGCGCAAAATCAACATCACGGCGCGGGCCAACACCACCATTGGTGTACCCGGCTGCCTGGCCGTCCGCCTGCAGCCCAACCACCCCACCGACAACCCGGAAGGAATTTTGAGTTCCATCCGGGAGGGGCTGTCCTACGGCATTGGCGACGCCGTGATAGGCATCAACCCGGTGGAGGACAATGTGGCCGGCACCACCCGCCTGCTGGAAACCATGTACAACTTCATCCAGGAATGGCAGGTGCCAACTCAGATCTGCGTCCTATCCCATGTCAGCACCCAGATGAAGGCCTTTCAGCAGGGGGCACCCGGTCATCTGATTTTCCAGAGCCTGGCCGGGACGCAGAAGGGTAACGAAGCTTTTGGGGTTAATGTGGCCATGCTGCAGGAAGCGCGGGAGATTGCCCTCAAATATGGCCGGGCCAGCGGCCCCAATGTCATGTACTTTGAAACCGGCCAGGGTTCCGAGCTCTCTTCCGATGCCCACCACGGTGCCGACCAGGTGACGCTGGAAGCCCGCTGCTACGGTCTGGCCAAGCAATTCTCTCCCTTCCTGGTGAACACTGTGGTCGGGTTTATCGGTCCGGAATATCTCTATGACAGTAAACAGGTGATCCGGGCCGGCCTGGAGGACCACTTCATGGGCAAGCTGACCGGCATCCCCATGGGTTGCGATGCTTGCTACACCAACCACATGAAGGCGGACCAGAACGACATTGAAAATTTGGCCGTGCTCTTGACGGCGGCCGGCATCAACTACTTCATGGGTATCCCCATGGGTGACGACGTAATGCTCAACTACCAGTGCACCAGTTTCCACGATATTGCCGCTCTGCGCCAGTTGCTGGGGCTGACACCCCTGCCCGAGTTCACAGCCTGGCTGGAAAAAATGGGCCTGTGGGAAGACGGCCGTCTGACAGAGCGGGCCGGTGACGCTTCCATTTTTGCCGGGAAAGGAGGCTGCTAG
- a CDS encoding ethanolamine ammonia-lyase reactivating factor EutA, which yields MVKNAQEIISVGIDVGTTTTQLVFSRLVVANTAPGASVPRLEIVEKQIIYRSAVHFTPLLSPELIDAQAVSEIVAREYHTAGIEPGCVESGAVIITGETAKKENARQLLESLAGYAGNFVVATAGPRLESIIAGRGAGAAAWSRQTHRTVCNIDVGGGTANLAVFQEGKAIDAACVNIGGRLLVLKPGSGEILYVSKPGRAALDSAGLPAGVGDVLTLSELHRLTEVMAEAVLALLEPGGKNALAEQLLMTPPLRLDYPLDALMFSGGVAEYMYERADVPLPLSEGTRFGDIGPFLGQALHRACQARGWTLVKPRETIRATVIGAGTQTMNISGCTIHIDPAWLPLRNLPVLRPFTGSVPAGREEIARRIKEQLAATGLEQEGQPLALALPGPADHTYQAVVELAGGIVQGMAAYLAADYPLVVVLEQDCGRVLGQTLRGLLGRERPLISIDQISVDDGDYIDIGCPLMGGRVVPVTVKTLVFNS from the coding sequence GTGGTCAAAAACGCCCAGGAAATTATCAGCGTGGGCATAGACGTGGGAACCACCACCACCCAGCTGGTGTTCAGCCGGTTGGTGGTGGCCAACACCGCGCCGGGTGCCAGTGTGCCCCGGCTGGAAATAGTGGAAAAGCAGATCATTTACCGCAGCGCGGTGCACTTTACGCCTCTGCTTTCCCCCGAACTGATTGATGCCCAGGCGGTGAGCGAGATCGTGGCCCGGGAATACCACACGGCCGGCATAGAACCCGGTTGTGTGGAGAGCGGGGCGGTGATCATCACCGGCGAGACCGCCAAAAAGGAAAACGCCCGCCAGTTGCTGGAGAGCCTGGCCGGCTATGCTGGCAACTTTGTGGTGGCCACGGCCGGGCCGCGCCTGGAATCCATTATTGCCGGGCGGGGGGCGGGAGCGGCGGCCTGGTCCCGCCAGACCCACCGCACGGTCTGCAACATAGATGTGGGTGGTGGCACGGCCAACCTGGCCGTGTTTCAGGAAGGTAAGGCCATTGATGCGGCCTGTGTGAATATTGGCGGCCGGTTGCTGGTGCTCAAACCGGGCAGCGGTGAGATCCTTTACGTTTCCAAACCCGGGCGGGCTGCTCTGGACAGTGCCGGGCTGCCGGCCGGTGTGGGCGATGTATTGACACTGTCCGAACTGCACCGTCTTACCGAAGTTATGGCCGAAGCTGTGCTGGCACTCTTGGAACCGGGCGGGAAAAACGCCCTGGCCGAGCAGCTCTTGATGACACCGCCCCTGCGCCTGGATTACCCGCTGGATGCGCTGATGTTTTCCGGTGGGGTGGCCGAGTATATGTACGAGCGGGCTGACGTGCCCCTGCCCCTGTCCGAAGGGACGCGTTTCGGTGATATTGGTCCCTTTCTGGGCCAGGCCCTGCACAGGGCCTGTCAGGCCCGGGGCTGGACCCTGGTCAAACCCCGGGAAACCATCCGGGCCACGGTGATCGGGGCCGGTACGCAGACAATGAACATCAGCGGCTGCACCATTCACATCGACCCGGCGTGGCTACCCCTGCGCAACCTGCCCGTGCTGCGCCCCTTTACCGGCAGTGTGCCGGCCGGACGGGAAGAAATTGCCAGACGGATCAAAGAACAACTGGCCGCCACCGGTCTGGAGCAGGAGGGTCAGCCTCTGGCCCTGGCTCTGCCCGGTCCGGCTGATCACACCTACCAGGCGGTGGTGGAACTGGCCGGCGGTATCGTGCAGGGTATGGCCGCCTATCTGGCCGCCGACTACCCGCTGGTGGTGGTGTTGGAGCAGGACTGCGGCCGGGTGCTGGGGCAGACGCTGCGCGGCCTGCTGGGCCGGGAAAGACCGCTGATCAGCATAGACCAGATCAGTGTTGATGACGGCGATTATATTGACATCGGCTGTCCCCTGATGGGCGGCCGGGTGGTGCCGGTGACTGTGAAAACGCTGGTTTTTAATAGCTGA
- a CDS encoding sensor histidine kinase has translation MEKNYLPELAARLLRRKAYTLDERVLEQDLNIISSLAANLPYIADLAGADVFIDMFTEDRRVAIVVAEARPRTAPSLYSSTVLGQAAYAENEPAVFQAFNTEKPALNVRGISQEGVPIAQTVLPVRGVSGEVIAVLIMERDNSSQVQQEKSLKLLSETAQKLTDTLFNQDSMGNILPTLIHDALLITNEKYEVAYLNKVAENLFTALCGTYFVPRSLIEIEQRLPQLTPIFSSELDVEEVQVGGRTLLVRSLSLLDGSVLKGSVYLLRDITELRQKEKQLIAKSAVIKEIHHRVKNNLQTIASLLRLQMRRVDVPEVRQAFQESINRIKCIALVHEFFSRESPEIIEMKSCIEKIAAMLRESMLTADSAVSITVQGDKIYLPSEKATPVAIIVNELLQNALEHGMAGRETGQITVDIVAGPNVLISVTDDGKGLPANFSLESMTNLGLQIAVTLVRENLGGELRVMPRERGTRAELSFPSA, from the coding sequence GTGGAAAAAAATTATCTGCCCGAGCTGGCTGCCCGGCTCTTGAGACGCAAGGCCTATACACTGGACGAACGGGTGCTGGAGCAGGATCTGAATATTATCAGTTCGCTGGCGGCAAACCTCCCCTACATCGCCGATCTGGCGGGGGCCGATGTGTTTATTGACATGTTTACCGAGGACCGGCGGGTAGCCATAGTGGTGGCCGAAGCCAGGCCGCGCACGGCGCCCTCTCTTTACAGCAGCACTGTACTGGGCCAGGCGGCCTACGCCGAGAATGAACCGGCCGTCTTTCAGGCCTTCAATACGGAGAAGCCGGCCTTGAATGTACGGGGCATCAGTCAGGAAGGCGTACCCATTGCGCAAACCGTGCTGCCGGTGCGGGGCGTAAGTGGCGAGGTCATTGCTGTGCTGATCATGGAAAGGGACAACAGCAGCCAGGTGCAGCAGGAAAAATCCCTCAAACTGCTTTCGGAAACCGCCCAAAAACTTACCGATACGCTGTTTAACCAGGATTCCATGGGCAATATATTGCCCACTTTAATCCATGACGCCCTGCTGATCACCAACGAAAAATACGAAGTCGCCTACTTGAATAAGGTGGCGGAAAATCTTTTTACCGCTCTGTGCGGAACCTACTTTGTGCCACGTTCTCTGATTGAAATTGAACAGCGTTTACCCCAGCTCACGCCTATTTTTTCCAGTGAGTTGGACGTGGAAGAAGTACAGGTGGGGGGAAGGACACTGCTGGTGCGCTCTCTTTCTCTGCTGGATGGTAGCGTGTTGAAAGGCAGTGTATACTTGTTGCGCGACATCACTGAATTGCGCCAGAAGGAAAAACAATTGATTGCCAAGTCGGCGGTAATAAAAGAAATTCACCACCGTGTGAAAAATAATTTACAGACCATAGCCAGTTTGTTGCGCCTGCAGATGCGCCGGGTGGACGTGCCCGAGGTGCGGCAGGCTTTTCAGGAGAGCATCAACCGGATTAAGTGCATTGCCCTGGTACACGAGTTTTTCTCGCGAGAGAGCCCGGAAATTATTGAAATGAAAAGCTGTATTGAGAAAATTGCCGCCATGCTGCGGGAGAGCATGCTCACGGCCGACAGTGCCGTTTCTATTACTGTGCAGGGGGACAAGATATATCTTCCTTCGGAAAAAGCTACACCGGTGGCTATTATTGTGAACGAACTCCTGCAAAACGCCCTGGAGCACGGTATGGCCGGCCGGGAGACCGGGCAGATTACCGTGGATATTGTGGCCGGCCCCAATGTACTGATTAGTGTTACCGATGATGGTAAAGGTTTGCCCGCCAATTTTTCTCTGGAGAGCATGACCAACCTGGGCCTGCAAATAGCTGTGACCCTGGTGCGGGAAAACCTGGGAGGCGAATTGCGGGTAATGCCCCGGGAACGGGGAACGCGGGCGGAGCTCTCTTTCCCCTCGGCGTGA
- the eutM gene encoding ethanolamine utilization microcompartment protein EutM produces the protein MSTTNALGMIETKGLVGAIEAADAMVKAANVSLIGKVHVGGGLVTVMVRGDVGAVKAATDAGAAAAQRVGELISVHVIPRPHADVEYILPKLEK, from the coding sequence ATGAGCACAACCAACGCTCTGGGTATGATTGAAACCAAAGGTCTGGTAGGCGCTATTGAAGCTGCTGACGCTATGGTCAAGGCAGCCAACGTGTCCCTGATTGGCAAGGTCCATGTGGGTGGCGGTCTGGTGACCGTAATGGTGCGTGGCGACGTGGGTGCCGTCAAGGCGGCCACAGACGCCGGTGCAGCAGCGGCACAGAGAGTTGGCGAACTTATTTCGGTCCATGTCATCCCCAGGCCGCATGCCGATGTGGAATATATCCTGCCCAAGCTGGAGAAGTAA
- the eutS gene encoding ethanolamine utilization microcompartment protein EutS has product MEKTRIIQEYVPGKQVTLCHLIAHPDGEIYKKLGVKEAGAIGILTLTPGETAIIAADLATKAADVSIGFLDRFTGSLVVLGDVAGVETALREVNRILAENLGFTPARVTKS; this is encoded by the coding sequence ATGGAGAAAACCAGGATTATTCAGGAATATGTGCCGGGTAAGCAGGTGACGCTGTGCCACCTGATTGCCCACCCCGATGGGGAAATATACAAAAAGCTGGGTGTAAAAGAAGCAGGGGCTATCGGTATTCTTACGCTCACCCCGGGCGAGACGGCGATCATTGCCGCCGATCTGGCCACCAAGGCGGCCGATGTATCCATAGGTTTTTTGGACCGGTTTACCGGTTCGCTGGTTGTCCTGGGCGATGTGGCCGGGGTGGAAACCGCCCTGCGTGAGGTAAACCGTATCCTGGCGGAAAACCTGGGCTTTACCCCCGCACGGGTGACCAAATCTTAA
- a CDS encoding EutN/CcmL family microcompartment protein produces the protein MLLGRVVDSVWSTRKDETLTGMKFMIVRLIEDEKEGEGRLLVAADPIGAGIGEKVLVVQGSAARLLPDLMNKPVDAAIAGIIDEGENK, from the coding sequence ATGCTGTTGGGGCGAGTAGTGGACAGCGTGTGGAGCACGCGCAAAGACGAGACACTGACGGGCATGAAATTCATGATTGTGCGGCTGATTGAAGACGAAAAAGAGGGAGAGGGCCGGCTGCTGGTAGCAGCCGACCCTATCGGAGCCGGCATAGGCGAAAAAGTACTGGTCGTACAGGGCAGCGCCGCGCGCCTTTTGCCCGACCTGATGAACAAGCCAGTAGATGCGGCCATAGCCGGCATCATTGACGAAGGCGAAAACAAATAG
- a CDS encoding response regulator, translating to MQEEKYRIVLADDEALTRLDLKEMLVELGHQVVGEARNGLEALELAEKLRPDLVIMDVRMPRMDGVKAAKLMHGRKLAPVLLLTAYSDKDIIRRSVEAGVMGYLTKPVLERDLSPAVRVAVQRAREMGRLKRYKVVLQQNLQQERQQRLRRAGKALV from the coding sequence ATGCAGGAAGAGAAATATCGCATTGTGCTGGCCGACGACGAAGCGCTCACCCGTTTGGATTTAAAAGAAATGCTGGTCGAACTGGGACACCAGGTGGTGGGAGAAGCGCGCAACGGCCTGGAAGCGCTGGAACTGGCAGAAAAACTCAGGCCCGATTTGGTGATCATGGATGTGCGTATGCCCCGCATGGACGGGGTGAAAGCGGCCAAGTTGATGCATGGCCGCAAGCTGGCCCCGGTGCTGTTGCTGACGGCCTACAGCGACAAAGACATCATCCGTCGTTCCGTAGAGGCCGGGGTGATGGGTTATCTGACCAAGCCCGTGCTGGAGAGGGACCTTTCCCCCGCGGTGCGGGTGGCGGTACAGCGGGCCAGAGAAATGGGGCGGCTCAAGCGCTACAAAGTGGTGCTGCAGCAAAATCTGCAGCAGGAGAGGCAGCAGAGGCTGCGCCGGGCGGGCAAAGCACTTGTCTGA
- the eat gene encoding ethanolamine permease yields MQDAQVKTHAGAACDHAETGQLKRFAGPLLLWGLGVGYVISGDYFGWNFGIAAGGFWGLFIATILMGIMYTAMCFTISELATAIPFTGGAYAFARKAMGPWGGYLAGIGVVLEYVLAPAVIANGIAGYITFIMPGLPKWVLVTGVFIIFLALNTFGAKTTLTFELVVTSTALVGLVIFAALAVPHFDASKLLEIAPTAGNSETLPFGLLGIWAAIPYGIWFYLAIEGLPLVSEECKDPTKDMPKGLISSIATLLVAAFVVLFLAAGVGGAEMMSKSGSPLPEALGAVYGNAHWAIKGLGIIGLAGLIASFNGIIFGAGRAVFALSRAGYLPRFLSAVHPRFRTPYVAILVGGAIGIVSAILGNGDVLIQIAVFGAVISYIMMMLSALVLRVREPHLHRPYKVPGYPLTPIIALVLAIVALFAGFFYAPKVILWTALVYLVFVLYFWLYSRHHLVASAPEEEFAILAKAEAELN; encoded by the coding sequence ATGCAGGATGCGCAAGTAAAAACTCATGCGGGAGCTGCCTGTGATCATGCAGAAACCGGGCAACTGAAAAGATTTGCCGGGCCGCTGCTTCTCTGGGGCCTGGGCGTCGGTTACGTTATCTCGGGTGACTATTTTGGCTGGAACTTTGGCATTGCCGCCGGTGGTTTCTGGGGTCTGTTCATTGCCACCATCTTAATGGGAATTATGTATACTGCCATGTGTTTCACCATCTCCGAACTGGCCACGGCCATCCCCTTTACCGGTGGCGCCTATGCCTTCGCCCGTAAGGCCATGGGGCCCTGGGGCGGTTATCTGGCCGGTATCGGTGTGGTGCTGGAGTATGTGCTGGCTCCGGCTGTTATTGCCAACGGTATCGCCGGTTACATCACCTTCATTATGCCCGGGTTGCCCAAATGGGTGCTGGTGACGGGCGTGTTCATCATCTTCCTCGCTCTGAATACTTTTGGTGCCAAGACCACTCTTACCTTTGAGCTGGTAGTTACCAGTACCGCTTTGGTGGGTCTGGTGATCTTTGCTGCGCTGGCTGTGCCTCATTTTGATGCCAGTAAGTTGCTGGAAATTGCTCCGACTGCCGGTAATAGCGAAACATTGCCCTTTGGCTTGTTGGGTATCTGGGCCGCCATTCCTTATGGCATCTGGTTCTACCTGGCCATTGAGGGTCTGCCGCTGGTTTCCGAGGAGTGCAAAGATCCGACCAAGGACATGCCCAAAGGTTTGATCAGCTCCATCGCTACGCTGTTGGTGGCCGCTTTTGTGGTGCTCTTCCTGGCCGCCGGTGTGGGCGGTGCGGAAATGATGAGCAAATCGGGCAGCCCGCTGCCCGAGGCGCTGGGTGCGGTTTACGGCAACGCCCACTGGGCCATCAAGGGTTTGGGCATCATCGGTCTGGCCGGCCTGATTGCCAGCTTCAACGGCATTATCTTCGGTGCCGGTCGTGCCGTGTTCGCTCTCTCCCGGGCCGGTTACCTGCCCCGTTTCCTGTCCGCGGTACATCCGCGCTTCCGCACTCCCTATGTGGCCATCCTGGTGGGCGGTGCCATTGGCATTGTCTCGGCCATTCTGGGCAATGGTGATGTGCTGATCCAGATTGCCGTGTTTGGTGCGGTGATTTCCTACATTATGATGATGCTCTCCGCGTTGGTGCTGCGGGTACGGGAACCCCATCTGCACCGGCCTTACAAGGTGCCCGGTTATCCGCTTACGCCCATCATTGCTTTGGTGCTGGCCATAGTGGCTCTGTTTGCCGGCTTCTTCTACGCACCCAAGGTGATCCTCTGGACCGCTCTGGTCTATCTGGTGTTTGTGCTTTACTTCTGGCTCTATAGCCGTCACCATCTGGTGGCCAGTGCGCCCGAGGAGGAATTTGCCATTCTGGCCAAAGCCGAGGCGGAACTTAACTAG
- a CDS encoding ANTAR domain-containing response regulator produces the protein MRVLLAEDDPIFRLDLAQMLSEMGASEVCQCRNGEQALAMLQEKKWDLVVLDVAMPGLDGLHVAGEISRRRLAPVILVTAYSDDQTIQRALDNGVMAYLVKPVEEGRLRAAVELARARFAEMLQVRRDVVRLRGELADREALQQAKEKLQREKGMSEEEAYSFIRRQSMLQQQKMGQVARQLLEEDK, from the coding sequence GTGCGGGTGCTTTTGGCCGAGGATGATCCCATATTTCGCCTGGACCTGGCCCAGATGCTGAGCGAAATGGGTGCCAGTGAGGTTTGTCAGTGCCGCAACGGGGAACAGGCGCTGGCTATGCTGCAGGAGAAAAAATGGGACCTGGTGGTGCTGGATGTGGCCATGCCCGGTCTGGACGGATTGCATGTGGCGGGTGAAATCAGCCGCCGCCGGTTGGCCCCCGTGATACTGGTCACGGCCTACAGCGACGACCAGACCATCCAGCGGGCGCTGGACAACGGGGTGATGGCCTATCTGGTCAAACCGGTGGAAGAAGGCCGCTTGCGTGCAGCCGTGGAACTGGCCCGGGCCAGGTTTGCCGAAATGCTGCAGGTGCGGCGCGATGTGGTACGCCTGCGCGGCGAACTGGCCGACCGGGAGGCCCTGCAGCAGGCCAAGGAAAAGCTGCAGCGGGAGAAGGGGATGAGCGAAGAAGAAGCATACAGCTTCATTCGCCGCCAGAGCATGTTGCAGCAGCAAAAGATGGGGCAGGTGGCCCGGCAGCTCCTGGAGGAGGACAAATAA
- a CDS encoding EutP/PduV family microcompartment system protein, translated as MSRIMVIGASEAGKSTLLNVLHGLGPVSSKTQALEFAARTVDTPGEYAENPRYYRALLATAMDVDYVLFVQDATRENCIFPPGMGQIFPGYTLGVVTKTDHPAASVLRAVEMLETVALKGDIIPVSALTGVGIDELKQKINWPG; from the coding sequence GTGAGCAGGATTATGGTGATTGGGGCCAGTGAGGCTGGCAAAAGCACACTGCTGAACGTTTTGCACGGCCTGGGTCCGGTGAGCAGCAAGACGCAGGCTCTGGAGTTCGCCGCCCGCACTGTGGACACACCGGGCGAGTATGCGGAAAACCCCCGCTATTACCGGGCCTTGCTGGCCACGGCCATGGACGTGGATTATGTGCTCTTTGTGCAGGATGCTACGCGGGAAAACTGTATCTTTCCGCCCGGCATGGGACAGATTTTTCCCGGATATACTCTGGGTGTGGTGACCAAGACCGACCACCCGGCGGCCAGCGTCCTCCGGGCGGTGGAGATGCTGGAAACAGTGGCCTTAAAAGGCGATATTATTCCCGTCTCTGCCCTGACCGGGGTGGGGATTGATGAGCTAAAGCAAAAGATTAACTGGCCCGGTTGA